The Gammaproteobacteria bacterium genome has a segment encoding these proteins:
- a CDS encoding methyltransferase has translation MAPNYLESVREHYEALPYPRRDPADESKRLIQTVGDNLLVANHFCFRGQRDFRRGFRCFVAGGGTGDSVIYLAEQLRFFDAEIVYLDLSAASRAVAEERARRRGLTNIRWITGSIMDIPQLGLGQFDYINCSGVLHHLESTEAGLAALNSVLKDDGAMFLMLYGTYARREVYDMQELLRNYLPPGLGIAQKIASSRALLANLPATNGFKRNIGMWEWEFGADGFGDAGFYDLLLHSQDRSFSVAEIYSLAAGEGLRVAGFPMRGERYDPCKLITDPEVRRQLSLLPVPRQQALAERISCVLRTHEFYLTRHSDTAATLDDEGNALLLFWSLLGRQRWLAERLQPGQPFTYEDGDRAFTVSGNEICKVLLTCMDGNTPIATMYERVVAAVPGSSVELARQELRRIFDFLHPAGYLYILAPGSHATRLPDYRRSEYVG, from the coding sequence ATGGCACCAAACTATCTCGAATCGGTCAGGGAGCATTACGAAGCGCTGCCGTATCCACGCCGGGACCCGGCCGATGAGTCGAAGCGGCTCATCCAGACCGTGGGCGACAACCTGCTGGTCGCCAATCATTTCTGCTTCCGCGGTCAACGGGATTTTCGCCGCGGCTTTCGCTGCTTCGTCGCCGGCGGCGGCACCGGCGACAGCGTCATCTACCTCGCCGAGCAGCTGCGGTTCTTCGATGCGGAGATCGTCTATCTCGACCTGTCGGCCGCCTCGCGCGCCGTCGCCGAGGAACGCGCGCGACGCCGGGGCCTCACGAACATCCGCTGGATCACCGGCTCGATCATGGACATCCCGCAACTTGGGCTGGGCCAGTTCGACTACATCAACTGCTCCGGCGTCCTGCATCACCTGGAGTCCACCGAGGCCGGGCTGGCGGCACTGAACAGCGTGCTGAAGGATGACGGGGCGATGTTCCTCATGCTGTACGGCACGTATGCCCGGCGCGAGGTCTACGACATGCAGGAGTTACTGCGCAATTACCTGCCGCCGGGCCTCGGGATTGCGCAGAAAATCGCCAGCTCGCGGGCGTTGCTCGCCAACCTGCCGGCGACAAACGGCTTCAAGCGCAATATCGGCATGTGGGAGTGGGAGTTCGGGGCCGACGGATTCGGCGACGCGGGTTTCTACGACCTCCTGCTGCACAGCCAGGACCGCAGCTTCAGTGTGGCGGAGATCTACTCGCTCGCCGCGGGCGAGGGCTTGCGCGTGGCGGGATTTCCGATGCGGGGGGAACGCTACGACCCGTGCAAGCTGATCACGGACCCGGAGGTGCGCCGCCAGCTGTCGTTGTTGCCGGTGCCCCGGCAACAGGCGCTGGCTGAACGGATCAGCTGCGTGCTACGCACCCACGAGTTCTATCTGACCCGCCACAGCGATACCGCTGCGACCCTCGACGACGAGGGCAACGCCCTGCTGCTGTTCTGGAGCCTGCTCGGCCGGCAGCGCTGGCTTGCGGAACGACTGCAACCCGGTCAGCCGTTCACCTATGAGGACGGCGACCGCGCGTTCACGGTGAGCGGCAACGAAATCTGCAAAGTGCTCCTCACCTGCATGGACGGCAACACCCCGATCGCGACGATGTACGAGCGGGTCGTGGCGGCCGTGCCGGGATCGAGCGTGGAACTCGCCCGCCAGGAACTGCGCCGGATCTTCGATTTTCTGCACCCCGCCGGATATCTCTACATTCTCGCGCCGGGCAGCCACGCGACCAGGCTGCCGGATTACCGGCGCTCGGAATATGTCGGGTAA
- a CDS encoding pyridoxamine 5'-phosphate oxidase family protein: MSYAYKWVEPPWPQKRLPRAELEDRIGQLLGSTNMCVLATVGGRGQPIASPIEFYADGLDLYLLPDPGTPKLKAMQRDPRVSVAVHGAYHGWHSARGAQIFGRARIIEPHAPGWAHGMKVFRWHEWMSDLGMDASKPFERQVCRIVPEKILYTETWLWKQGFHAKQRWEAAPAMRRPAVRRKK; the protein is encoded by the coding sequence ATGAGTTACGCATACAAGTGGGTCGAGCCGCCGTGGCCGCAGAAGCGGCTGCCGCGCGCCGAGCTCGAGGATCGTATCGGGCAACTGCTCGGTTCCACCAACATGTGCGTGCTCGCCACCGTCGGCGGCCGCGGCCAGCCGATCGCGAGCCCCATCGAGTTCTACGCCGACGGCCTCGATCTCTACCTGCTGCCCGACCCGGGCACGCCAAAGCTCAAGGCCATGCAGCGTGACCCGCGCGTCAGCGTGGCGGTGCATGGCGCCTACCACGGCTGGCACAGCGCCCGGGGTGCGCAGATCTTCGGTCGGGCCCGCATCATCGAACCGCACGCGCCCGGCTGGGCGCACGGCATGAAGGTGTTCCGCTGGCACGAGTGGATGAGCGACCTCGGCATGGACGCCAGCAAGCCCTTCGAGCGCCAGGTGTGCCGGATCGTGCCGGAGAAAATCCTCTACACGGAGACCTGGCTGTGGAAGCAGGGCTTCCACGCCAAGCAGCGCTGGGAGGCGGCGCCCGCTATGCGCCGGCCGGCAGTCCGCCGCAAGAAATAA
- the glmS gene encoding glutamine--fructose-6-phosphate transaminase (isomerizing) codes for MCGIVGAVAERNVVPILMEGLRRLEYRGYDSAGLAVLTHGVMRRQRRLGKVAELQAALDADPFEAPVGIAHTRWATHGAPAERNAHPHISHDGLAIVHNGIIENHEKLREELKTLGYVFTSDTDTECIAHRIHHHLKTHRRLFDAVRATVAELQGAFALAVMSQASPDMIVLARCGCPVVVGLGEGENFVASDVSALLPVTRRFVFLEEGDVAEINRGSVRVVDRSGAPAFRPVKESELTADAAEKGQYPHFMLKEIHEQPRAVAQTLEERVANGRLLEAAFGPAATEIFRRTQAVHIVACGTSFHAGSVARYLIEQICRIPCYVEIASEFRYRNPVVTPNTLFVSISQSGETADTLAALRLAKQEGFLSSLAICNVPESSLVRESELVMLTRAGPEIGVASTKAFTTQIAALTMLVIALARHHGSNAERERGLVTRLIEIPGLIEKTLVLDQDMRKLAERFAGKHHALFLGRGMLHPIAMEGALKLKEISYIHAEAYPAGELKHGPLALVDADMPVITVAPNNDLLEKLKSNLMEVRARGGELFVFADPDSGFESSDGVTVIQMPRHVTYLQAPAVYTVPLQLLAYHVAILRGTDVDQPRNLAKSVTVE; via the coding sequence ATGTGCGGAATCGTCGGAGCGGTTGCTGAGCGAAACGTCGTGCCCATCCTGATGGAGGGGCTGCGACGCCTGGAATACCGGGGTTACGACTCCGCCGGCCTGGCCGTGCTTACCCACGGAGTCATGCGTCGCCAGCGCCGCCTCGGCAAGGTGGCCGAACTGCAGGCCGCGCTCGATGCCGACCCTTTCGAAGCGCCGGTCGGGATCGCCCACACGCGCTGGGCCACCCATGGCGCACCGGCGGAGAGGAATGCCCATCCGCATATCTCGCACGACGGGCTCGCCATCGTGCACAACGGCATCATCGAGAACCACGAGAAGCTACGCGAGGAGCTGAAGACACTCGGTTACGTGTTCACCTCTGACACGGATACCGAGTGCATCGCGCATCGCATCCACCATCATCTGAAGACGCACCGTCGGCTCTTCGATGCGGTACGCGCCACGGTGGCGGAACTCCAGGGAGCATTCGCGCTGGCGGTGATGAGCCAGGCGAGTCCCGACATGATCGTGCTCGCCCGCTGCGGCTGCCCGGTGGTGGTGGGCCTTGGCGAAGGGGAGAATTTCGTCGCCTCCGACGTCTCGGCCCTGCTGCCGGTCACCCGCCGGTTCGTGTTCCTGGAAGAAGGCGACGTCGCCGAGATCAACCGCGGCAGCGTGCGGGTGGTCGACCGCAGCGGTGCTCCGGCGTTCCGGCCGGTCAAGGAGAGCGAACTGACGGCCGATGCCGCGGAGAAGGGCCAGTATCCGCACTTCATGCTCAAGGAGATCCACGAGCAGCCGCGGGCCGTGGCGCAGACGCTCGAGGAACGCGTGGCCAACGGGCGGCTGCTGGAGGCGGCGTTCGGGCCCGCCGCCACCGAGATATTCCGGCGCACCCAGGCGGTGCACATCGTCGCCTGCGGCACGAGTTTCCACGCCGGCAGCGTGGCCCGCTACCTCATCGAGCAGATCTGCCGCATCCCCTGCTACGTGGAGATCGCGAGCGAGTTTCGTTACCGCAACCCGGTGGTGACGCCGAACACGCTCTTCGTCAGCATCTCGCAGTCCGGCGAGACGGCCGACACGCTGGCGGCTCTCCGGCTCGCGAAGCAGGAGGGCTTCTTGTCCTCGCTCGCGATCTGCAACGTCCCGGAGAGCTCACTGGTGCGCGAATCCGAGCTCGTGATGCTGACGCGGGCTGGCCCGGAGATCGGCGTGGCCTCCACCAAGGCCTTCACCACGCAGATCGCTGCGCTCACCATGCTGGTGATCGCGCTCGCCAGGCATCACGGCTCGAACGCCGAACGCGAGCGCGGGCTCGTTACGCGGCTGATCGAGATTCCCGGGCTCATCGAGAAGACGCTCGTCCTCGACCAGGACATGCGCAAGCTCGCCGAGCGGTTCGCCGGCAAGCACCACGCGCTGTTCCTCGGCCGCGGCATGCTGCACCCCATAGCGATGGAGGGTGCGCTGAAGCTCAAGGAGATCTCCTACATTCACGCCGAGGCGTACCCGGCGGGTGAGCTCAAGCACGGCCCGCTCGCACTGGTGGACGCGGACATGCCGGTCATCACGGTGGCGCCGAACAACGACCTGCTGGAGAAGCTCAAGTCGAACCTCATGGAGGTCCGCGCCCGGGGTGGAGAACTGTTCGTGTTTGCGGATCCGGATTCCGGCTTCGAGTCGAGCGATGGCGTGACCGTGATCCAGATGCCCCGGCACGTCACCTACCTGCAGGCGCCGGCCGTCTATACCGTCCCACTGCAGCTGCTCGCCTACCACGTGGCGATCCTGCGCGGCACCGACGTGGATCAGCCGCGCAACCTCGCCAAGTCCGTGACGGTGGAATAG
- a CDS encoding LLM class flavin-dependent oxidoreductase produces MEVDIIVEPNLTAWQLIELSRAAERYGVRALWMSNYFAHWDPFVSLTPAALATKSLKVGALALSPFEMHPLKIANAVLSLNEISGGRAEVSIGAGEGNLDAMALTKPPKIVRAVREAVEIVVGAGRGALKQDGYRGEDFQVTYPCAYDWLKAPPPYVYLGAYRHMMMRAGARVADGVFIGCTPLEILQPAIAAINAGLAKRERPKQGFSINSFWAWHLKQDRAEGYRESRRELAWRARKLDPELIKLFLAPDDVKLVREHWQAFVNAWFDRSGNIQGVPERITKALCEGFTSTGGLEDLDREIERFRKFGTLGQTTIALRLHDDPMAALAIIGEHVVPALR; encoded by the coding sequence GTGGAAGTTGACATCATCGTCGAGCCGAACCTGACCGCATGGCAACTCATCGAGCTATCCCGGGCGGCTGAGCGCTACGGCGTGCGTGCGCTGTGGATGTCGAACTACTTCGCGCACTGGGACCCGTTCGTGAGCCTGACGCCGGCAGCGCTGGCGACGAAGAGCCTGAAGGTCGGTGCGCTGGCGCTCTCGCCGTTCGAGATGCATCCCCTGAAGATCGCCAATGCCGTGCTGTCGCTGAACGAGATCTCCGGGGGCCGCGCCGAAGTATCCATTGGCGCCGGCGAAGGCAACCTCGATGCGATGGCGCTGACGAAGCCGCCGAAGATCGTGCGCGCAGTCCGTGAGGCGGTGGAGATCGTCGTCGGCGCAGGCCGTGGCGCGCTCAAGCAGGACGGCTACCGGGGCGAAGACTTCCAGGTGACCTATCCTTGCGCCTACGACTGGCTGAAGGCACCGCCGCCGTACGTGTACCTCGGTGCCTACCGGCACATGATGATGCGCGCCGGGGCCCGTGTGGCCGACGGCGTGTTCATCGGCTGCACGCCGCTCGAGATCCTGCAGCCGGCGATCGCGGCCATCAATGCGGGGCTCGCGAAGCGGGAACGGCCCAAGCAGGGCTTCAGCATCAACAGCTTCTGGGCCTGGCACCTGAAGCAAGACCGCGCCGAGGGCTATCGCGAGTCACGCCGCGAGCTCGCCTGGCGCGCCCGCAAGCTCGACCCGGAGCTCATCAAGCTTTTCCTCGCTCCCGACGACGTCAAGCTGGTGCGCGAGCACTGGCAGGCGTTCGTCAACGCGTGGTTCGATCGCTCCGGCAACATTCAGGGAGTGCCCGAACGCATCACCAAGGCGCTGTGCGAAGGCTTCACCTCCACCGGCGGACTGGAGGATCTCGATCGCGAGATCGAGCGCTTCCGCAAGTTCGGTACGCTCGGCCAGACCACCATTGCACTGCGCCTGCACGACGACCCGATGGCAGCACTCGCCATCATCGGCGAGCACGTGGTGCCGGCACTGCGTTAG
- the rimO gene encoding 30S ribosomal protein S12 methylthiotransferase RimO: MARGKPGTPPRIGFVSLGCPKALVDSERILTQLRAEGYEVSPSYESADLVVVNTCGFIDSAVEESLDAIGEALDENGRVIVTGCLGARRETITARHPEVLAVTGPQAYAEVMEAVHAHAPKPHDPFMDLVPPQGIRLTPRHYAYLKVSEGCNHRCSFCIIPSMRGDLASRPIGEVMQEAERLVRAGVRELLVISQDTSAYGADLRYRLDFWNGQPLKSRFLDLARALGTLGAWVRLHYVYPYPHVDEVLPLMAEGRVLPYLDIPFQHASPRILRLMRRPAHAEDTLARIGRWRDICPELTIRSTFIVGFPGETDEDFEALLDWLGEARLDRVGCFTYSPVAGAAANDLPDHVPTAVATERQARFMELAARISAERLAARVGQNLRVLVDATDDNGAIARGPGDAPEIDGVVRIAAPLRVRPGDFLDVTITGSDTYDLVAEPAR, from the coding sequence ATGGCCCGCGGGAAACCCGGCACTCCGCCGCGCATCGGCTTCGTCAGCCTCGGCTGCCCGAAGGCGCTGGTGGACTCCGAGCGCATTCTCACGCAACTTCGCGCCGAAGGTTACGAGGTCTCGCCCTCCTACGAGAGTGCCGATCTCGTGGTCGTCAACACCTGCGGCTTCATCGATTCCGCCGTCGAGGAATCGCTCGACGCCATAGGCGAAGCGCTCGACGAGAACGGTCGCGTGATCGTGACCGGCTGCCTCGGCGCCCGACGCGAGACGATCACCGCGCGCCACCCCGAGGTGCTCGCGGTCACCGGCCCGCAAGCCTATGCCGAGGTGATGGAGGCCGTGCATGCCCACGCGCCGAAGCCACACGATCCGTTCATGGACCTGGTGCCGCCACAGGGCATCCGCCTGACGCCGCGCCACTATGCTTATCTGAAAGTGAGTGAAGGCTGCAACCATCGCTGCAGCTTCTGCATCATTCCGTCCATGCGCGGCGACCTCGCCAGCCGGCCGATCGGCGAGGTGATGCAGGAAGCCGAGCGGCTCGTGCGGGCCGGCGTGCGTGAGCTGCTGGTGATCTCGCAGGACACCAGCGCCTACGGCGCGGACCTGCGTTACCGCCTGGATTTCTGGAACGGCCAGCCGCTGAAGAGCCGTTTCCTCGATCTCGCCCGGGCGCTCGGCACGCTCGGCGCCTGGGTGCGCCTGCACTACGTGTACCCGTATCCGCACGTGGACGAGGTGCTGCCGCTGATGGCCGAGGGCCGGGTGCTGCCCTACCTCGACATTCCCTTCCAGCACGCAAGCCCGCGCATCCTCCGGCTGATGCGCCGCCCGGCGCATGCGGAGGACACGCTCGCGCGCATCGGCCGCTGGCGCGACATCTGCCCGGAGCTCACCATACGCAGCACCTTCATCGTCGGTTTTCCCGGCGAAACCGACGAGGATTTCGAGGCGCTGCTCGACTGGCTCGGCGAGGCCCGCCTCGACCGCGTGGGATGTTTCACCTACTCGCCGGTTGCAGGTGCCGCCGCCAACGACCTGCCTGACCACGTGCCCACCGCGGTCGCCACAGAACGCCAGGCCCGGTTCATGGAGCTCGCGGCACGCATCAGCGCCGAGCGGCTGGCGGCCAGGGTCGGCCAGAACCTGCGCGTGCTGGTGGACGCAACGGATGACAACGGCGCCATCGCCCGCGGCCCCGGCGACGCACCGGAGATCGACGGCGTGGTAAGAATCGCGGCACCGCTCCGGGTGCGCCCGGGCGACTTCCTCGACGTGACCATCACGGGCTCGGACACCTACGATCTTGTGGCCGAGCCTGCCCGATAA